Proteins encoded within one genomic window of Formosa agariphila KMM 3901:
- a CDS encoding FecR family protein, producing MEDKKIKKWIELFWVAKLLERYFNNSASEKEIEAIEKWDVNNSAKEDSNFYKTTAQTDLIWLNIVKELQLESEGTKHKIFKIKYYAAAASIVILLCSSYLLFENNNVSNKTISPIISNIGNTIVDKNKAILTLGDGREINLQNGVSFQNSYLNSDGESVTYQTHNQYNKSNSNQIIDYNYLTIPRGGQFFVQLADKTLVWLNSESQLKFPVNFTEGETRQVELVYGEAYFDVSPSSLHSGSKFKVLNANQNIEVLGTEFNVKAYKDENVVYTTLVEGSVKISSLNGNIKIQPNQQSILNKITKKINLINVDVDPEISWRIGEFRFKGKPLKDIMTIISRWYNVDVEFQDKSLKDIKFTGVLGKHQNLREVLETIKNLSIIKNYELNDEKLILK from the coding sequence ATGGAAGATAAAAAAATAAAAAAGTGGATAGAATTATTTTGGGTAGCTAAATTATTAGAAAGGTATTTTAATAATTCGGCTAGTGAAAAAGAAATAGAGGCTATTGAAAAATGGGATGTAAATAATTCAGCCAAGGAAGATAGTAATTTTTATAAAACAACAGCACAAACAGATTTAATTTGGCTAAATATTGTTAAAGAACTCCAATTAGAATCTGAAGGAACCAAACATAAGATTTTTAAAATTAAGTATTATGCGGCGGCGGCATCAATTGTAATATTATTGTGTTCTAGTTATTTACTTTTCGAGAATAATAATGTTTCAAATAAAACCATATCCCCTATAATATCTAATATAGGTAATACTATTGTGGATAAAAATAAAGCAATTTTAACACTAGGTGATGGTCGGGAAATTAACCTTCAAAATGGTGTGAGTTTCCAGAATAGTTATTTAAATAGCGATGGAGAAAGTGTCACTTATCAAACACATAACCAATATAATAAATCAAATTCAAACCAAATAATAGATTATAATTATTTGACTATTCCTCGTGGAGGACAGTTTTTTGTTCAATTAGCCGATAAAACATTGGTCTGGCTAAATTCAGAATCACAATTAAAATTCCCTGTTAATTTTACTGAAGGTGAAACACGTCAAGTAGAGCTTGTATATGGTGAAGCCTATTTTGATGTATCCCCAAGTTCTTTACATTCTGGATCTAAATTTAAGGTGTTAAATGCTAATCAAAATATTGAAGTTCTAGGTACTGAATTTAATGTAAAGGCATATAAAGATGAAAATGTAGTTTATACAACTTTGGTTGAAGGAAGTGTGAAGATAAGTTCCTTAAATGGAAATATTAAAATTCAGCCTAATCAACAAAGTATATTAAACAAAATAACCAAAAAAATTAACTTGATTAATGTAGATGTTGACCCTGAAATTTCTTGGAGAATAGGAGAGTTTCGTTTTAAGGGAAAACCTTTAAAGGATATAATGACTATAATTTCTAGATGGTATAACGTGGATGTAGAATTTCAAGATAAAAGTCTCAAAGATATCAAATTTACTGGTGTTTTAGGTAAACATCAAAATTTACGAGAAGTTCTCGAAACAATTAAAAACTTAAGTATAATTAAAAACTACGAATTAAATGACGAAAAACTAATCTTAAAATAA
- a CDS encoding TonB-dependent receptor translates to MKIKFNGNHFSIGKRFTLNIMKAFVLLYATVIFGFAPKDMLSQNPNIYIESQSSFTVEQVFELIMQQTDYKFIYQESVFDDFPKVKVDKGVITANDLLEKSLSSGHFEISLGTNNTVIVKKKLEQQKKQQFSVSGQVLDESNFPIVGVNVIEKGTDNGVITDLEGYYSISVSSVNAVLIFSHISHQSLEVNVSSNEDINIQLKEMQSHLDEVVITGRAGASDRTKLNTSYSVTTIKEKALLLQAPTSVTETLKSVPGFWVEASGGEASGNVRARGVPVDGYGSIQLLEDGIPVQHDPALGYLNADQAFRFDETIQTIEVVRGGPSSVFYSNAPAGAVNYIPRVIGDKAEGIFKMTMGSGDLYRGDFWVGTPIGNDWKMAVGGFYRSSTGVRDPGYTGNLGGQVRISLSREWEKSSFNFDVKNMDDSVIFYAGIPMTFDSDGDIVAVDGFNGHTGTISGPETQLSEMIQSDGSTYKFDNSLGTNVKRTQLTAKFKTDLGANWILNNTSRYNDSRTIRNGVYPNSLTTATDFLSSSSISSLLEGVPGATGFQMHYVTSNEVFDEQNQNGNGLVMQGGLRGITMPLKEFMSDTRIARTFKTGSSTHDFNIGYYYAHTEEDFSRYSSVALLDVQNNSRLLNLVAVDAAGNAIQTITDNGILRYGYEWENAHGEQNTHAIYISDEWQITPEFRLDGGLRWETMNTRGVVEQKGENVNLGTIPTSNIINGNGIFKNYDDTFSHTTWTLGADYQFSDNMGAFARFTSAARLPGLGNYVTNAGATPDVQTMNLGEIGFKYNTSKIGLYATGFWTKYDNIAFTNYVFDINSNEQTTENLYADTKTLGLELELGYYPLNWFDITGTATLQNGQYKGLTFSDSEGTVNDYDGNSLIRVPATTFRLVPGFNLFSNILRVQTAFEFVGDRYVDTANSVKLPSYTKIDFSLSTKINQRVSVFAYIDNLNNSLGLTEGNPRQGEVQNAAAGSDIFIARPLIGRNFRVALRYSF, encoded by the coding sequence ATGAAAATTAAATTTAATGGTAATCACTTTTCAATAGGAAAGCGGTTTACTTTAAACATTATGAAAGCATTTGTTTTATTATATGCAACAGTTATCTTTGGATTTGCACCTAAGGATATGCTTTCGCAAAATCCAAATATTTACATAGAATCTCAATCATCCTTCACAGTCGAACAAGTGTTCGAACTGATAATGCAACAAACAGATTATAAGTTTATTTACCAAGAAAGTGTGTTTGACGATTTTCCTAAAGTAAAGGTCGATAAAGGTGTAATTACTGCTAATGATTTGTTGGAGAAAAGTTTGTCTAGTGGTCATTTTGAAATTTCTTTAGGGACGAATAATACAGTTATAGTAAAGAAGAAACTGGAACAACAAAAGAAACAACAATTTTCCGTTAGTGGACAAGTTCTTGATGAATCAAATTTTCCTATTGTAGGTGTAAATGTTATTGAAAAAGGTACAGATAATGGAGTAATTACTGATTTAGAAGGGTATTATTCTATTTCTGTATCTTCTGTTAATGCTGTGCTGATTTTTTCTCATATAAGTCATCAATCATTAGAAGTAAATGTTAGTAGTAATGAAGACATTAATATACAGTTAAAGGAAATGCAGAGTCATCTAGATGAAGTTGTTATTACAGGACGTGCAGGTGCTAGCGATCGTACTAAGTTAAATACGAGTTATTCAGTAACAACAATAAAAGAAAAAGCATTGCTTTTACAAGCTCCTACTAGTGTTACAGAAACTTTAAAATCTGTTCCAGGATTTTGGGTAGAAGCTTCAGGGGGTGAAGCTAGTGGTAACGTCAGAGCTAGAGGTGTGCCTGTAGATGGCTATGGGTCCATTCAATTATTAGAGGACGGTATACCAGTACAACATGATCCTGCTTTGGGGTATTTAAATGCAGATCAAGCATTCCGTTTCGATGAAACTATTCAAACTATTGAAGTGGTAAGAGGAGGCCCGTCTTCTGTATTTTATTCTAATGCTCCAGCAGGAGCCGTAAACTATATTCCTCGTGTCATTGGTGATAAAGCCGAAGGGATTTTTAAAATGACTATGGGGTCAGGCGATTTATATAGAGGTGATTTTTGGGTAGGTACCCCAATAGGGAATGACTGGAAAATGGCTGTTGGTGGATTTTATCGTTCTTCCACAGGGGTACGTGATCCAGGGTATACAGGAAATTTAGGAGGTCAAGTTAGAATTTCTCTGTCTCGTGAGTGGGAAAAGTCATCATTCAATTTTGATGTAAAAAACATGGATGATTCTGTTATTTTTTATGCCGGAATTCCAATGACTTTCGATAGCGACGGAGATATAGTAGCCGTAGACGGTTTCAATGGGCATACAGGAACTATTTCAGGTCCTGAAACACAGCTATCTGAAATGATTCAAAGCGATGGTAGCACATATAAGTTCGATAATAGTTTGGGAACTAATGTTAAACGTACTCAGTTAACTGCAAAATTTAAAACAGATTTAGGAGCAAATTGGATATTAAATAATACATCTAGGTATAATGATTCAAGAACTATTCGTAATGGGGTATATCCAAATTCTCTTACAACGGCAACAGACTTTCTTAGCAGCTCAAGTATAAGTAGTTTGTTAGAAGGTGTTCCTGGTGCTACAGGTTTTCAAATGCATTATGTAACTTCAAATGAGGTGTTTGATGAGCAGAATCAAAATGGAAACGGGCTGGTTATGCAGGGAGGTCTTAGAGGTATTACAATGCCTTTAAAAGAATTTATGAGTGATACGCGTATTGCACGTACTTTTAAAACAGGTTCTTCAACTCACGATTTTAATATTGGTTACTACTATGCTCATACGGAAGAAGATTTTTCAAGATATTCTTCTGTAGCACTTTTAGATGTTCAAAATAATTCACGTCTTCTTAATCTTGTTGCGGTAGATGCGGCAGGAAATGCTATTCAGACCATTACCGATAATGGGATACTTCGTTATGGATATGAATGGGAGAATGCACATGGTGAACAAAATACTCATGCAATTTACATTAGTGATGAGTGGCAAATTACTCCAGAATTTAGATTAGATGGAGGTTTAAGATGGGAAACAATGAATACCCGTGGAGTAGTAGAGCAAAAAGGTGAGAATGTTAATTTAGGAACCATCCCTACATCTAATATTATCAATGGTAATGGAATATTTAAAAATTACGACGATACATTCAGTCATACAACTTGGACATTAGGTGCAGATTATCAGTTTTCAGATAATATGGGGGCATTTGCAAGATTTACGTCCGCAGCACGCCTACCTGGATTGGGTAATTATGTAACTAATGCAGGGGCTACACCTGATGTTCAAACCATGAATTTAGGTGAAATTGGATTCAAATATAATACAAGTAAAATAGGTCTTTATGCAACTGGATTTTGGACAAAATACGATAATATTGCATTTACTAATTACGTTTTTGATATTAATTCAAATGAGCAAACTACAGAAAACCTTTATGCCGATACAAAAACTTTAGGTCTCGAACTTGAGTTAGGATATTACCCATTAAACTGGTTTGATATTACTGGTACGGCTACATTACAAAATGGACAGTATAAAGGTTTAACTTTTTCAGATAGTGAAGGCACAGTAAATGATTATGATGGTAATAGTTTAATAAGAGTGCCTGCTACTACATTTCGTTTAGTACCTGGTTTTAATTTGTTTAGTAACATTTTAAGAGTTCAAACAGCATTCGAATTTGTTGGAGACCGTTACGTAGATACAGCAAATTCTGTCAAACTACCAAGTTATACAAAAATTGACTTTAGTTTAAGTACAAAAATAAACCAAAGAGTTTCCGTATTTGCGTATATAGATAACTTAAATAACTCACTTGGTCTTACGGAAGGAAATCCACGTCAAGGAGAAGTGCAAAATGCAGCAGCAGGATCAGATATTTTTATTGCAAGACCTTTAATTGGTAGAAATTTTAGAGTAGCATTAAGATATTCCTTTTAA